GAAACCTGCTCCACATCGCCGGCTCTTTCCAAAACCTGGTCTACCGCTTGGTCAATTCCCAAAAAAGTGCGAACCAAATTCTGCAAACTCTGGAAAAGAGGATGTTCCACATTGGCACGGTAATAAATCTTGTTGTTTTCTTGGGACTTGTTCAAGTAACCAGCATCGGTCAATTGATTCAGTTCTTTCCTGATGGA
The Sphingobacterium daejeonense genome window above contains:
- a CDS encoding winged helix-turn-helix domain-containing protein — protein: MRGIAEEFNESTNSIRKELNQLTDAGYLNKSQENNKIYYRANVEHPLFQSLQNLVRTFLGIDQAVDQVLERAGDVEQVSLLGEYANGIDSGTIEVLVMGKDLDSAYLLQLSGKTEKLLGKKHQDIS